A DNA window from Trypanosoma brucei brucei TREU927 chromosome 10, whole genome shotgun sequence contains the following coding sequences:
- a CDS encoding hypothetical protein, conserved (GPI-Anchor Signal predicted for Tb10.26.0690 by DGPI v2.04 with cleavage site probability 1.026 near 330) — protein MWRCAIGLWVWNPSGTLCDSLVGELMAESMWKQSLQVVNHLLNIRKLSCGDAISIDDHVGEPDGTTERFVVGPSDTMRVAYDPTFVPVEECGMSSGLCHLITSLYPTRSQWHQAVCLLVQLSESGTSADTAKELLELAAARSAYQGRRFEDVFKWSLRCRYVHTSCSLQRTLLRAAIAVSCWEEAFATLDKLVMRRVEEVPVITLCELCRGFMKEYGQGKHVNLLDKFSTIIMKCWELFRTEMKLEIKSFFEFNAVDTGALEVDSFSNEFVVSGADGKSLCGSRYPISVTDMDKLTSLLLNKGHWKAALHLLSKFSESEWSNEREKVIVNAARASMRCWETALLFVS, from the coding sequence ATGTGGCGGTGCGCTATTGGCCTTTGGGTGTGGAATCCAAGTGGGACTCTCTGTGACTCTCTGGTGGGTGAGTTGATGGCGGAATCAATGTGGAAACAGTCTCTGCAAGTGGTAAATCACCTTTTGAACATTAGGAAGCTGAGTTGTGGGGATGCGATATCTATCGACGACCACGTTGGAGAACCTGATGGAACCACTGAAAGGTTCGTAGTCGGTCCTAGCGACACTATGCGGGTGGCATACGACCCAACTTTTGTGCCGGTGGAGGAATGTGGGATGTCCAGTGGATTATGCCACCTCATTACCAGTTTGTACCCTACTAGGTCTCAGTGGCATCAGGCTGTTTGCCTCCTGGTGCAGCTTAGTGAAAGCGGGACTTCGGCAGACACAGCAAAAGAATTATTGGAACTCGCTGCTGCCAGGTCGGCCTATCAAGGGCGACGATTTGAAGATGTATTTAAATGGTCTTTAAGATGTCGATATGTTCATACTTCCTGTTCGCTGCAGCGCACCCTTTTGCGTGCGGCGATCGCTGTGTCCTGTTGGGAGGAAGCATTTGCAACGTTGGACAAACTGGTTATGCGTCGGGTGGAGGAAGTTCCTGTGATTACCCTGTGTGAGCTTTGCAGGGGTTTTATGAAAGAGTACGGGCAGGGAAAACATGTAAACCTATTGGATAAATTTTCTACTATCATAATGAAGTGTTGGGAGCTTTTCCGTACCGAAATGAAGTTGGAGATTAAGagtttttttgagtttaACGCCGTTGACACAGGTGCGTTGGAGGTTGATTCGTTTAGTAATGAGTTCGTTGTTTCTGGGGCGGATGGGAAATCACTTTGTGGGAGCCGATACCCCATAAGTGTGACTGACATGGATAAGCTAACTAGTTTGTTGTTAAATAAGGGACATTGGAAGGCGGCGCTGCACCTGTTAAGTAAGTTTAGTGAATCTGAATGGTCAaacgagagagaaaaagtgatCGTCAATGCCGCACGAGCCTCGATGAGGTGTTGGGAGACTGCACTGTTATTTGTCAGCTAG
- a CDS encoding 60S ribosomal protein L6, putative, whose protein sequence is MPAATKKAVEKKAKKVSRKSPEYSTVRKSCKPGTIAIILAGRFRGRRAVILKQLPKNGPLVISGPMKYSGVPIRRIDSRYIIATSTRVDLTGVDTSAITPEIFKREKKEKRVKSEGEFMGDKDKKKAESKAKKTSKAAPKGTVSDERAQLQNAIDTALIQAIKKDPLGKEMAGYLHSVFTIKPGDAPHRLKW, encoded by the coding sequence ATGCCCGCTGCCACAAAGAAGGCTGTCGAGAAGAAGGCGAAGAAGGTGAGCCGCAAGAGCCCCGAATACTCGACGGTGCGCAAGAGTTGCAAGCCCGGGACCATTGCCATCATTCTTGCTGGTCGTTTCCGTGGCCGCCGTGCTGTCATTCTGAAGCAGCTGCCCAAGAATGGGCCACTGGTGATCTCTGGGCCGATGAAGTACAGCGGTGTTCCTATTCGTCGCATTGACTCGCGCTACATTATTGCGACGTCGACGAGGGTGGACCTCACGGGTGTCGACACGAGCGCCATCACCCCTGAAATCTTCAAGCGtgagaagaaggagaagcggGTGAAGTCTGAGGGCGAGTTCATGGGTGACAAGGACAAGAAGAAGGCGGAGAGCAAGGCGAAGAAGACTTCCAAGGCCGCACCGAAGGGAACCGTCAGCGATGAGCGTGCCCAGCTGCAGAATGCGATCGACACTGCGCTTATTCAGGCGATCAAGAAGGATCCACTGGGTAAGGAGATGGCCGGGTACTTGCACTCCGTCTTCACTATCAAGCCGGGTGATGCTCCGCACCGCCTGAAGTGGTAA
- a CDS encoding protein phosphatase 2a regulatory subunit, putative: protein MSRGKAVRRRERALRHSSPLETLLEHQRFRCSSSVKALEGASASSPDEKTRGAATSSRGSLAGSQMGRGRFTLLESYASGKPWSVVAEPHGDICRNSSRNVSSLAVSSSGEHVAFGDRSGRVFVMQQRRLDEESGDVEGGREDPAGASTTSRAHRPYEFAVGRQAYTSIIDPLNNVEVTPNIQAVCFLPQIGASTYLLTANEKLPKLYKIVRVRESPSSFSAVDCLGGNQTSSLTLNPPHGTMVNAMKQVTRYALNHEYNINSLCPQADGTQFFSADDLTVKLWCVEYPEASIETYSVKPPCDEEAQEMICSVQSFPHEPFLLFVVSISGTVRVVDTRQTIKLLHRSPLTFRSTLRENDMTYNSMLLDCTLSPCGRYVAGRDTTGVCLWDVRRPGASAGGFQGGLVSSKLAHSEEHDVVQRWEVHPHLRRELDQFFQSSAVERFHLRFLNCREICTGGFANTLHLIDILDSDGAVIDKTFTAQRYGNVKSLRLPKLQDSSDRGRGSLQVSSANSVSLPTAGEGEGLFSTAVTHLSSPLTSHNGDCSILASCGSALFQIGYPSLRL from the coding sequence ATGTCCAGGGGCAAGGCAGTACGGCGTAGGGAGCGCGCGCTGCGCCATTCCTCTCCTCTAGAAACGTTGCTCGAGCACCAGCGTTTTAGGTGCTCTTCCTCTGTGAAGGCACTCGAAGGTGCCAGCGCTTCCTCACCCGATGAAAAGACGCGGGGAGCGGCAACATCTTCACGGGGTTCGTTGGCCGGCTCTCAGATGGGACGCGGAAGGTTTACACTGCTTGAGTCGTATGCGTCCGGGAAACCGTGGTCTGTGGTTGCCGAGCCACATGGAGACATATGTAGGAATTCGTCACGGAACGTATCGTCTCTCGCGGTGAGTAGTTCGGGGGAGCATGTGGCTTTCGGTGACCGTTCTGGCCGAGTTTTCGTCATGCAGCAAAGGCGACTGGACGAGGAAAGCGGTGACGTGGAAGGTGGGAGGGAGGACCCCGCAGGTGCCTCTACTACTTCTCGTGCCCACCGTCCTTACGAATTTGCCGTGGGTCGTCAAGCCTATACTTCAATTATTGACCCCCTGAACAATGTTGAGGTGACACCCAACATTCAAGCCGTATGCTTTCTACCCCAGATAGGAGCTTCGACGTATCTGCTCACTGCAAACGAAAAACTCCCAAAGTTGTATAAGATCGTGAGGGTACGGGAGTcgccctcctccttttcagcGGTGGACTGCTTAGGAGGCAACCAAACTTCATCTCTAACGTTGAACCCTCCCCATGGAACTATGGTAAATGCAATGAAGCAGGTCACTCGATACGCATTGAACCACGAGTACAACATCAATTCACTGTGTCCACAAGCGGATGGGACACAGTTCTTCTCTGCCGATGATTTAACTGTCAAGTTGTGGTGCGTAGAGTATCCTGAAGCCTCAATTGAGACGTACAGCGTTAAGCCCCCTTGTGATGAAGAGGCACAAGAAATGATTTGTTCCGTTCAAAGCTTTCCCCACGAACCATTTTTGCTATTTGTGGTAAGTATATCTGGTACAGTTCGTGTTGTGGACACAAGGCAAACAATCAAGTTGCTTCACCGATCTCCGCTCACTTTCAGAAGCACCTTGCGTGAAAATGACATGACGTACAACAGCATGCTTTTGGATTGCACACTCAGCCCATGTGGGCGTTATGTGGCCGGGCGCGATACCACGGGCGTTTGCCTTTGGGACGTCAGGCGTCCTGGAGCATCTGCGGGCGGCTTCCAAGGAGGTTTGGTGTCGTCAAAATTAGCACACAGTGAGGAGCACGACGTGGTGCAGCGGTGGGAGGTTCATCCGCATCTGCGGCGCGAACTTGACCAGTTCTTCCAGAGCAGTGCTGTTGAGCGGTTCCACCTCCGTTTTTTGAATTGTCGCGAGATATGCACCGGAGGGTTCGCTAACACACTTCATCTCATTGACATCTTAGACAGTGATGGCGCAGTCATTGACAAAACTTTCACCGCGCAGCGGTACGGAAATGTAAAGTCGCTTAGGCTTCCCAAATTGCAAGACTCAAGTGATAGAGGACGTGGCTCGTTGCAGGTGTCTTCAGCCAACTCGGTATCACTCCCGACAGCTGGTGAGGGAGAAGGGTTATTCAGCACCGCTGTGACACATCTATCGTCCCCTCTTACTTCCCACAATGGTGACTGCTCGATACTGGCATCTTGTGGTTCAGCTCTATTTCAGATTGGCTATCCCAGCCTCCGCCTGTAA